One genomic segment of Virgibacillus doumboii includes these proteins:
- a CDS encoding ABC transporter permease produces MSNRLLNLLIPIVSVLLGLIAGAIIMLIFGYNPIAGYGALWAGAFGDLYYFGETVRQITPYILTGLAVAFAFRSGLFNIGAEGQVIVGWLASVWVGLAVDAPMIIHLPLAVLAAGAAGALWGFIPGILKAKLGVHEVIVTIMMNYIALYVTNEVIRSVLTDNLSSTETIPGSASLASEWLQTLTYFSRMHYGILIALLAAFVMWFIIQRTSIGYELKSVGFNQHASKYAGMNVSKNIVLSMVIAGAFAGLAGAMEGLGTYGSISVMSGFTNLGFDGIAVALLGANTAIGVVFAAILFGALKVGAINMPTAAGVPTELVDIIIALIIFFVASSYIIRWAILRFKKEEK; encoded by the coding sequence ATGTCTAACAGATTATTAAATTTATTAATACCAATTGTTTCTGTTTTACTTGGTTTAATTGCCGGAGCAATTATCATGCTTATTTTTGGATATAATCCAATTGCTGGATATGGTGCTTTATGGGCTGGTGCTTTTGGTGATTTGTACTACTTTGGTGAAACAGTAAGACAGATAACACCATATATACTGACTGGTCTGGCGGTAGCATTTGCATTCCGTTCGGGATTGTTCAATATCGGAGCTGAAGGTCAGGTTATTGTCGGATGGCTTGCTTCAGTCTGGGTTGGATTGGCTGTAGATGCACCAATGATTATCCATTTACCACTGGCAGTTCTGGCTGCTGGGGCAGCTGGTGCGTTATGGGGTTTTATCCCTGGTATATTAAAAGCAAAACTTGGTGTTCATGAAGTTATTGTTACTATTATGATGAACTATATTGCTTTATACGTTACAAACGAAGTTATAAGAAGTGTTCTGACGGATAATCTGAGTTCCACTGAGACAATTCCAGGATCAGCATCGCTCGCATCAGAATGGCTTCAAACATTAACTTATTTTTCACGAATGCACTACGGAATATTGATTGCATTGTTAGCCGCTTTTGTAATGTGGTTTATTATTCAGCGTACATCAATTGGATACGAGCTGAAATCTGTTGGCTTTAACCAGCATGCATCAAAATATGCAGGTATGAATGTCAGCAAAAATATTGTTCTTTCCATGGTAATTGCAGGTGCATTTGCCGGATTGGCAGGAGCTATGGAAGGGCTGGGAACATACGGATCAATCTCGGTGATGTCCGGGTTTACCAATCTTGGTTTTGATGGTATCGCTGTTGCACTGTTGGGTGCCAATACGGCTATCGGTGTTGTTTTTGCCGCAATACTGTTTGGTGCACTGAAAGTAGGAGCAATAAACATGCCAACTGCTGCAGGTGTCCCAACTGAACTGGTTGATATTATTATTGCGTTAATTATTTTCTTTGTAGCATCAAGTTATATTATCAGATGGGCAATACTTCGCTTTAAAAAGGAGGAGAAATAA
- a CDS encoding ABC transporter permease: MGLVELLQSIIPPALFFSAPLIFTALGGVFSERSGVVNIGLEGLMVMGAFVGIVFNLTFADVLGAWTPWISILVAMVVSAIFAIIHAVASVSFRADQVVSGVAINFLALGLGVFLTKQWYGKGQTDMVTEPFYTNDINILSDIPVIGPIFFQNIYITSYIAIVLAFVAWYVLYKTPFGLRLRAVGEHPMAADTNGINVYKMRYIAVILSGAFGGLGGSVFALTIALNFSHATIVGQGFMSLAAVIFGKWHPLGAMGAALFFGFAQSLSVISSGVPLLEDVPQVFLLIAPYVLTILALAGFIGRAEAPKANGVPYIKGSR; this comes from the coding sequence ATGGGGCTTGTAGAACTGTTACAATCAATTATTCCGCCCGCACTTTTCTTTTCAGCGCCGCTTATTTTCACGGCGTTAGGTGGAGTATTCAGTGAACGATCAGGTGTAGTAAATATTGGCTTAGAAGGCTTAATGGTAATGGGTGCATTTGTCGGTATCGTTTTCAATTTAACGTTTGCCGATGTACTGGGTGCCTGGACACCATGGATTTCAATATTGGTAGCAATGGTCGTATCGGCCATATTTGCAATTATTCATGCCGTAGCATCTGTCTCATTCCGGGCTGATCAGGTTGTGAGCGGTGTAGCTATCAACTTTCTTGCATTGGGATTAGGGGTCTTTTTAACAAAACAATGGTATGGAAAAGGTCAGACTGACATGGTTACAGAGCCTTTTTATACAAATGATATTAATATCTTAAGTGATATCCCTGTTATCGGCCCTATCTTTTTCCAAAACATCTACATTACATCATATATAGCTATCGTACTTGCATTTGTTGCCTGGTATGTATTATACAAAACACCATTTGGTCTGAGGCTGCGTGCTGTCGGTGAGCATCCAATGGCAGCAGATACAAACGGAATTAACGTTTATAAAATGCGTTATATAGCTGTTATTTTATCCGGCGCATTTGGCGGTTTAGGCGGTTCAGTGTTTGCCTTAACAATCGCCTTAAACTTCTCTCACGCTACAATTGTTGGTCAGGGTTTCATGTCATTAGCCGCGGTTATTTTCGGCAAATGGCATCCGCTCGGTGCAATGGGAGCAGCACTGTTCTTTGGATTCGCACAAAGTCTGAGTGTTATCAGTTCAGGTGTTCCATTACTGGAAGACGTACCTCAAGTATTCCTGCTGATTGCTCCATACGTATTGACAATCCTGGCACTTGCCGGATTTATTGGCCGCGCCGAAGCACCTAAAGCAAACGGTGTGCCTTATATTAAAGGCAGTCGTTAA